A single window of Vigna radiata var. radiata cultivar VC1973A chromosome 4, Vradiata_ver6, whole genome shotgun sequence DNA harbors:
- the LOC106759252 gene encoding uncharacterized protein LOC106759252 isoform X2 → MAGRGSDSQKQLLSLIRNFAAEKSQGERRVVTLRKQIAKLTSELSMEYEQLEKAKRCKEMVEQDLKGFEVQLMLSEASNQTLEARVSLIQDQISAVGSDLETLKFEEAALREQFFHNMLHMNGKIRKFQESIIICDIDAVDCTASRDDSQVIIKENDAEVALCDLESTLSEVISQIAKENEEYQEEQNICKNAQQQLIDCERKVFVMGMIVKETKELQDLTMQSSKLEVAYSSLGEELQARCICPSCHVDNLDSFSEILANLER, encoded by the exons ATGGCGGGAAGGGGAAGCGATTCGCAGAAACAACTGTTGAGCCTGATCCGCAATTTCGCCGCTGAGAAATCTCAAGGAG AACGAAGAGTGGTGACTCTAAGAAAACAAATCGCTAAGCTCACATCGGAACTGAGCATGGAATATGAGCAGCTGGAAAAGGCCAAGCGCTGCAAAGAAATGGTCGAACAGGATCTTAAAGGCTTCGAAGTTCAATTGATGTTGAGCGAAGCTTCGAATCAAACACTAGAG GCGAGGGTATCTTTAATTCAAGACCAGATCTCTGCCGTTGGATCTGATTTGGAAACTCTCAAG TTTGAGGAAGCAGCTTTGCG AGAGCAATTTTTCCACAACATGCTTCATATGAATGGCAAGATAAG GAAATTCCAAGAAAGCATCATTATTTGCGACATTGATGCAGTAGATTGTACTGCTTCTAGAG ATGATTCACAAGTAATAATTAAAGAGAATGATGCTGAAGTTGCTTTATGTGACCTCGAAAGTACACTTTCAGAGGTGATATCTCAAATTGCTAAAGAAAATGAGGAATACCAAGAAGAACAAAACATTTGTAAGAAC GCTCAGCAGCAATTGATTGATTGTGAAAGAAAGGTGTTTGTAATGGGCATGATAGTCAAGGAAACAAAAGAATTGCAGGATCTGACCAT GCAGTCTTCTAAATTGGAAGTGGCATACAGTTCACTTGGTGAGGAGCTACAAGCGAGATGCATATGTCCGAGTTGTCATGTGGACAATTTGGATTCTTTCAGTGAAATTCTGGCAAATCTGGAGAGATGA
- the LOC106759252 gene encoding uncharacterized protein LOC106759252 isoform X1, which translates to MAGRGSDSQKQLLSLIRNFAAEKSQGERRVVTLRKQIAKLTSELSMEYEQLEKAKRCKEMVEQDLKGFEVQLMLSEASNQTLEARVSLIQDQISAVGSDLETLKFEEAALREQFFHNMLHMNGKIRKFQESIIICDIDAVDCTASRDDSQVIIKENDAEVALCDLESTLSEVISQIAKENEEYQEEQNICKNAQQQLIDCERKVFVMGMIVKETKELQDLTIYPYKYSVVSIALAISSAYVMQSLIHVMSLFHYHESTTLRRTIALDVGHFNGNVSLSYKLECSVNKIYLIFFHVKL; encoded by the exons ATGGCGGGAAGGGGAAGCGATTCGCAGAAACAACTGTTGAGCCTGATCCGCAATTTCGCCGCTGAGAAATCTCAAGGAG AACGAAGAGTGGTGACTCTAAGAAAACAAATCGCTAAGCTCACATCGGAACTGAGCATGGAATATGAGCAGCTGGAAAAGGCCAAGCGCTGCAAAGAAATGGTCGAACAGGATCTTAAAGGCTTCGAAGTTCAATTGATGTTGAGCGAAGCTTCGAATCAAACACTAGAG GCGAGGGTATCTTTAATTCAAGACCAGATCTCTGCCGTTGGATCTGATTTGGAAACTCTCAAG TTTGAGGAAGCAGCTTTGCG AGAGCAATTTTTCCACAACATGCTTCATATGAATGGCAAGATAAG GAAATTCCAAGAAAGCATCATTATTTGCGACATTGATGCAGTAGATTGTACTGCTTCTAGAG ATGATTCACAAGTAATAATTAAAGAGAATGATGCTGAAGTTGCTTTATGTGACCTCGAAAGTACACTTTCAGAGGTGATATCTCAAATTGCTAAAGAAAATGAGGAATACCAAGAAGAACAAAACATTTGTAAGAAC GCTCAGCAGCAATTGATTGATTGTGAAAGAAAGGTGTTTGTAATGGGCATGATAGTCAAGGAAACAAAAGAATTGCAGGATCTGACCATATATCCTTACAAATATTCAGTTGTTTCAATAGCTTTGGCAATCTCTTCtgcatatgttatgcaatctcTTATTCATGTTATGAGTTTGTTTCATTATCATGAAAGCACTACTTTACGACGCACGATTGCGCTTGACGTTGGTCATTTTAATGGGAATGTTTCATTATCATATAAATTAGAATGCTCCGtcaataaaatctatttaatcttttttcatGTTAAGCTGTAG